In Leuconostoc kimchii IMSNU 11154, one genomic interval encodes:
- a CDS encoding ABC transporter ATP-binding protein, which translates to MAEKLLKITHLSVHYGAIKAVRGIDFVVNRGEIVTLIGANGAGKSTILRTISGLEKVTDGSILFNHQIVNHMPSEKRVRCGIVQVPEGRRVFPGMTVQENLQLGAFTVSNKRQNNAGYDVVYDQFPILKERRHQDAATLSGGEQQMLAIGRALMAKPKMILLDEPSMGLAPLYIQKIFDIIQKIRDTGVTVLLIEQNANQALKIADRGYVLEGGKILSTGTGEELLASHEVREAYLGG; encoded by the coding sequence ATGGCTGAAAAATTATTGAAAATAACGCATTTAAGTGTTCATTATGGTGCCATTAAAGCGGTTCGTGGGATTGATTTTGTTGTGAATCGTGGTGAAATCGTCACTTTAATTGGCGCAAATGGTGCTGGGAAAAGTACCATTTTACGTACAATTTCTGGATTAGAAAAAGTAACAGATGGCAGTATCCTTTTCAATCATCAAATTGTAAATCATATGCCATCTGAAAAAAGAGTACGTTGCGGGATTGTTCAAGTGCCTGAAGGTCGACGAGTGTTCCCAGGCATGACGGTGCAGGAAAATTTGCAACTGGGTGCCTTTACTGTGTCAAATAAGCGTCAGAACAATGCAGGTTATGATGTCGTTTACGACCAATTTCCAATTTTAAAGGAACGACGTCATCAGGATGCGGCTACGCTATCAGGTGGTGAGCAGCAAATGTTAGCCATTGGCCGTGCACTAATGGCAAAACCGAAAATGATTTTATTGGATGAGCCGTCGATGGGATTAGCGCCACTGTATATTCAAAAAATTTTTGACATTATTCAAAAGATCAGAGATACAGGTGTGACAGTACTGCTAATCGAACAAAATGCAAACCAGGCTTTAAAAATAGCAGATCGTGGTTATGTATTAGAAGGTGGAAAAATTCTTTCAACTGGTACGGGTGAGGAGCTATTAGCATCTCATGAAGTACGGGAAGCTTATTTAGGTGGATAG
- a CDS encoding ABC transporter ATP-binding protein, with protein MTKTILKAHELRVEFGGVTAVDKVTIEAHDNELIGLIGPNGAGKTTLFNLLTGVYKPTSGDVFIDDHDKLSQINQLSPYKRSQLGIARTFQNIRLFKSRTVIENVLIAMTAKNQSYPLQAILRTPKFYRNEAQNRQKALSLLKIFGMTGVADELANTLPYGQQRRLEIVRALATKPKILFLDEPAAGMNPQETAELTELIKQIQIQFKMTIVLIEHDMKLVMAVSERLYVLEYGKVLATGTPKEIQNNPAVIRAYLGEEG; from the coding sequence ATGACAAAGACCATTCTAAAGGCGCATGAGTTACGTGTTGAATTTGGTGGTGTAACAGCGGTAGATAAGGTGACTATAGAGGCACATGACAATGAGCTTATCGGATTGATTGGACCAAACGGCGCGGGGAAAACAACACTATTTAATTTACTAACGGGCGTCTATAAGCCAACATCTGGTGATGTGTTTATTGATGATCATGATAAATTATCCCAAATTAATCAACTATCGCCTTATAAACGTTCACAATTAGGTATTGCTCGCACGTTTCAAAATATTAGACTATTTAAAAGTAGAACGGTGATAGAAAATGTACTGATTGCGATGACTGCTAAAAATCAATCTTATCCATTACAGGCTATTTTAAGAACGCCAAAATTTTATCGAAATGAGGCACAAAACCGTCAGAAAGCATTGTCTTTATTAAAGATATTTGGTATGACAGGCGTAGCAGATGAGTTGGCTAATACGTTGCCATATGGTCAACAACGTCGGTTAGAAATTGTTCGGGCCTTAGCGACAAAACCTAAAATTTTATTTTTAGATGAACCTGCTGCAGGAATGAATCCACAAGAGACAGCAGAACTAACAGAATTGATTAAACAAATTCAGATTCAATTTAAAATGACAATTGTCCTAATTGAGCATGATATGAAATTGGTTATGGCAGTTAGTGAGCGTTTATACGTTTTAGAGTATGGGAAAGTTTTGGCAACTGGTACACCAAAAGAAATTCAAAATAACCCAGCAGTTATTCGGGCTTATTTGGGAGAAGAGGGTTGA
- a CDS encoding branched-chain amino acid ABC transporter permease: MDKAHIKYTLSWATLALMIVILIVVMTMFDIIGPYGLTTIVLIGINLIAAIGLNLIIGMSGQFSLGHAGFMAIGAYATALIVTSVPTIFGFIISLLVGAMLSGIVALIVGIPTLRLRGDYLAIATLGVSEIIRILIMNFKFTRGPAGIFAIPSFVTWPLVFGLAVLTIIIVVNLVRSPIGRAIIAVRDNEIAAESLGINTTKYKVIAFVLGAVLAALAGGLRASFIQSVSPQDFTFMQSITILIIVVLGGIGSISGTVVTAVALGILDVILQNFGSLRMVVYAVVLIVVMLFRPQGLFGRSEFSLKKMLFDSGGDHDKDHSKGA; encoded by the coding sequence ATGGATAAAGCGCATATAAAATATACGTTAAGTTGGGCTACCTTAGCGCTAATGATTGTCATTTTAATTGTTGTCATGACGATGTTTGATATCATTGGTCCCTATGGGTTAACCACTATTGTGTTAATTGGCATTAATTTGATTGCTGCAATTGGTTTAAATTTAATTATTGGGATGTCCGGGCAATTTTCTTTAGGCCACGCAGGTTTTATGGCTATTGGTGCTTACGCGACAGCGTTAATAGTCACATCAGTACCAACAATATTTGGTTTTATAATCAGTCTCCTTGTGGGTGCGATGTTGAGTGGTATAGTAGCATTAATTGTAGGCATACCAACATTACGTTTGCGTGGTGATTATTTAGCAATTGCTACGTTAGGCGTTTCGGAAATTATTAGAATTTTAATTATGAATTTTAAATTCACACGTGGACCCGCTGGTATTTTTGCCATTCCATCTTTCGTTACTTGGCCACTTGTTTTTGGACTCGCTGTGCTAACAATTATTATCGTTGTCAATTTAGTTAGAAGCCCGATAGGTCGGGCTATTATAGCTGTTCGTGATAATGAAATTGCAGCAGAGTCTCTAGGAATTAATACCACTAAGTATAAAGTAATTGCTTTTGTTCTTGGTGCAGTTTTAGCTGCTCTTGCTGGCGGATTACGTGCCAGTTTTATACAATCTGTTTCACCGCAAGACTTTACATTTATGCAAAGTATTACTATATTAATTATTGTGGTATTGGGTGGTATTGGTTCAATTAGTGGTACCGTAGTAACTGCGGTTGCTTTAGGTATACTAGATGTCATATTACAAAATTTTGGTTCATTACGTATGGTTGTTTATGCTGTTGTGTTAATTGTTGTCATGTTGTTTAGACCACAGGGGTTATTTGGTAGATCAGAATTTTCGTTAAAAAAAATGTTGTTTGATTCAGGAGGAGACCATGACAAAGACCATTCTAAAGGCGCATGA
- a CDS encoding branched-chain amino acid ABC transporter permease, translating into MSMIIQQLINGVILGSVYALLALGYTMVYGIIKLINFAHGDIYMLGAYFGYFFLRVMHMNFFIALILSMAICAVLGMLIEFIAYRPLRHSPRIAVLISALGVSFFLENGMSYLFGSDKRSFPQAIKTIQYHFGSLQISNIQIIIISTAIILMILLNIIVKKTKMGRAMRAVSADEEAAILMGINVNRTISFTFAIGSALAAAGGVLIGLYYNNIDPLMGMTPGIKAFVAAVLGGIGIIPGAALGGWLIGILETMTQAVGLSNYKDAIVYAILIVVLLFKPTGILGKNKREKV; encoded by the coding sequence TTGTCAATGATAATTCAACAATTAATCAATGGTGTGATACTAGGAAGTGTGTATGCCTTACTAGCGTTAGGCTATACAATGGTTTATGGCATCATTAAATTAATTAACTTTGCACATGGTGATATCTACATGTTAGGGGCATACTTTGGTTATTTCTTTCTTCGCGTGATGCATATGAATTTCTTTATTGCATTAATTTTATCGATGGCAATTTGTGCTGTTTTAGGTATGTTAATTGAATTTATTGCTTATCGGCCGTTACGGCATTCACCAAGAATCGCTGTTTTGATTTCAGCCTTAGGTGTATCATTTTTTCTGGAAAATGGTATGAGTTATCTTTTTGGATCTGATAAAAGATCATTTCCACAAGCAATTAAAACAATACAGTATCATTTTGGTAGTTTACAAATATCTAATATTCAAATCATTATTATATCTACTGCGATTATTCTAATGATTTTATTAAATATTATTGTTAAAAAAACAAAAATGGGTCGTGCTATGCGTGCAGTATCGGCTGATGAAGAGGCAGCAATATTAATGGGTATTAATGTTAATCGTACAATTTCATTTACTTTTGCAATTGGATCAGCATTAGCTGCGGCTGGTGGTGTATTGATTGGTCTATATTATAATAATATTGATCCATTGATGGGGATGACACCAGGTATTAAAGCGTTCGTAGCGGCAGTTTTGGGTGGTATTGGTATTATTCCTGGCGCAGCTTTAGGTGGTTGGCTAATCGGTATTTTAGAAACCATGACACAAGCAGTTGGACTATCGAACTATAAAGATGCTATTGTGTATGCTATATTAATTGTCGTTTTATTGTTCAAGCCAACGGGTATTTTGGGTAAAAACAAACGGGAAAAGGTGTAA
- a CDS encoding ABC transporter substrate-binding protein — MKKIIAIVVAFVVVIGGVIGFGMMKKTGNKTANIVKIGGVFDTSGNVSAYGQAEQKGANFAVKRINAAGGVKVNGKTYKFKMVNKDSKSDNTEAASVTTNLINNNQVNAIVGPVVTSAVQAAIPSATKGKTPVISPTAGADSITVQKNGAVQPYIFRAQFKNSYLGTKMAQFATDTIKARNVIVFQDNSSDYGTGITAAFKKAYTGNIVETDSYQAGDTDFQAILTKIKNKKFDAIIINGYYTEAGAILKQARDMGIEVPVIGPDGLGDPKLAEIAGNKNTSNVYYAAHFSTKALSTDAAKSFVKSYRKDYQQEPSQFTALSYDAVYMIKQAIEDEKSIDKAKITDGLAKIKNFEGTTGKMTMDKFHNPKKSIVMVGVQNGKDSTATVVK; from the coding sequence ATGAAAAAAATTATTGCTATAGTTGTTGCCTTTGTTGTTGTAATTGGTGGTGTTATTGGTTTTGGTATGATGAAGAAAACAGGCAATAAAACAGCTAATATTGTCAAAATTGGTGGGGTATTTGATACCTCTGGTAATGTTTCGGCTTATGGCCAAGCTGAGCAGAAGGGGGCTAACTTCGCTGTTAAACGCATTAACGCTGCCGGCGGTGTTAAGGTCAATGGTAAAACTTATAAATTCAAGATGGTTAACAAAGACAGTAAGTCAGATAACACAGAAGCGGCTTCCGTTACTACAAATTTGATTAACAATAACCAAGTGAATGCTATTGTTGGACCAGTTGTGACTTCTGCTGTTCAAGCGGCTATACCGTCAGCAACGAAAGGCAAGACACCAGTGATATCACCTACAGCTGGTGCTGATAGTATTACGGTACAAAAAAATGGCGCAGTTCAGCCTTATATTTTCCGTGCACAATTTAAAAATTCATATTTAGGTACAAAGATGGCACAATTTGCTACAGATACGATTAAAGCTAGGAATGTTATTGTTTTTCAAGATAATTCTTCAGATTATGGCACAGGTATCACAGCAGCATTTAAAAAAGCATATACAGGTAATATTGTTGAAACCGATTCATACCAAGCAGGTGATACAGATTTCCAAGCAATTTTAACAAAAATTAAGAATAAAAAGTTTGATGCCATTATAATTAATGGTTACTATACTGAAGCGGGAGCTATTTTAAAACAGGCTCGTGATATGGGAATTGAAGTGCCTGTTATTGGACCAGATGGATTAGGGGATCCCAAATTAGCTGAAATTGCTGGTAATAAAAATACAAGTAATGTTTATTACGCAGCGCACTTCTCAACAAAAGCATTATCGACTGATGCAGCTAAGTCCTTTGTGAAGTCTTACCGTAAAGACTATCAACAAGAGCCATCCCAATTTACCGCATTGTCATATGATGCTGTTTACATGATTAAGCAAGCAATTGAAGATGAAAAATCAATTGATAAAGCTAAAATTACAGATGGTTTGGCTAAAATTAAAAACTTTGAAGGCACAACAGGTAAAATGACAATGGATAAATTCCATAATCCGAAAAAATCAATTGTTATGGTGGGTGTTCAAAATGGAAAAGATTCAACTGCTACAGTTGTGAAATAA
- a CDS encoding PTS transporter subunit IIC, producing MAQNAINKEPQISKEAIQEKVGEAEESVRDIVYKTSAAVSNAILVTLGMGLLLQTIAGFINWAPMVQMGAITKIMLPAAFGAAVASQMKTNTMVMFSAMAASTVGANAVFFSNTAVQGVTATGYAGTQAAGSAIITTGQPISAVMAAIIAVLFGKWLSGKTPLDMVIVPAATTIVGTVSGYYLAMITTPALVAVGQFIASSVSVNPIIGTAIVAMVFGALTMTPASAAALAVAIGATGVTSPQAAGAILIGTTAVFVGFPAMSFQENKIGATIAQGIVTPKIQFPNLTKNPALIIPPMIGAAIAAPIATIVFHVTAPFAMAGIGFNSFIVPLALAGSNPIAFAAYMGVGVIVPVVVSFVGYRVMRKMGWAKPEQLHLEMI from the coding sequence ATGGCACAGAATGCAATCAATAAGGAACCGCAAATCAGTAAAGAAGCAATTCAAGAAAAAGTTGGTGAGGCAGAAGAATCTGTTCGTGATATTGTTTATAAAACATCAGCTGCAGTTTCCAATGCCATTTTGGTAACTTTGGGCATGGGGTTGTTATTGCAAACCATTGCTGGATTTATTAACTGGGCACCAATGGTACAGATGGGTGCTATCACAAAAATTATGTTACCAGCCGCTTTTGGTGCAGCTGTAGCCTCACAAATGAAAACAAACACAATGGTTATGTTTAGTGCGATGGCTGCTTCAACTGTTGGAGCGAACGCAGTATTTTTTAGTAATACAGCTGTGCAAGGTGTTACGGCAACAGGCTATGCTGGAACACAAGCTGCCGGTTCAGCCATTATAACAACCGGGCAACCAATATCAGCTGTTATGGCAGCCATTATTGCCGTCTTGTTTGGCAAATGGTTGAGTGGTAAAACGCCATTGGACATGGTTATTGTACCGGCTGCAACAACAATTGTTGGTACGGTAAGTGGTTATTACTTGGCGATGATTACGACACCTGCCTTAGTAGCAGTTGGCCAATTCATTGCATCAAGTGTTTCAGTTAATCCGATTATTGGGACAGCAATTGTTGCCATGGTATTTGGTGCATTAACAATGACACCTGCATCTGCGGCGGCATTAGCTGTTGCTATCGGTGCAACAGGTGTGACGTCACCACAGGCAGCTGGTGCGATATTGATTGGAACAACAGCTGTATTTGTTGGTTTTCCAGCCATGTCATTTCAAGAGAATAAAATCGGTGCAACAATTGCACAAGGCATTGTGACACCAAAAATTCAATTTCCAAATTTGACCAAAAATCCAGCATTGATTATCCCACCAATGATTGGTGCAGCTATTGCAGCACCAATTGCCACAATAGTATTTCATGTTACAGCACCATTTGCTATGGCGGGTATTGGATTTAATTCGTTTATCGTACCTTTGGCTTTGGCGGGATCAAATCCAATTGCGTTTGCCGCTTATATGGGCGTTGGTGTGATTGTACCAGTTGTTGTGTCATTTGTGGGTTACCGAGTGATGCGCAAGATGGGTTGGGCAAAACCAGAACAGTTGCATTTGGAAATGATTTAA
- the upp gene encoding uracil phosphoribosyltransferase, whose product MGKFVEMDHPLIQHKLTMIRNKKVGTKDFRALVDEIAMLMTYEASRDLQLEDVVVETPVATTTKKQLAGKKLAVVPILRAGLGMVDGILQLIPAAKIGHIGMYRDEATLEPVEYFIKLPEDIDQRDVLLVDPMLATGGSAKDAISALKKRGAKHIKLITLVSAPEGVKAVQEAHPDVDIYTGSLDEKLNEHGYIVPGLGDAGDRLFGTM is encoded by the coding sequence ATGGGAAAATTTGTTGAAATGGATCATCCATTGATTCAGCATAAGCTGACAATGATTCGCAATAAAAAAGTGGGTACCAAAGATTTTCGTGCTTTGGTAGATGAAATCGCTATGCTAATGACTTATGAAGCTAGTCGCGATTTACAGTTAGAAGATGTTGTGGTAGAAACACCTGTTGCGACAACAACTAAAAAGCAATTGGCTGGTAAAAAATTAGCTGTTGTGCCAATTTTACGTGCAGGTTTAGGTATGGTGGATGGCATTTTACAACTGATTCCTGCTGCTAAGATTGGTCATATTGGTATGTATCGTGATGAAGCAACATTAGAACCTGTAGAATATTTCATTAAATTACCGGAAGATATTGATCAACGGGATGTTTTATTGGTTGATCCTATGTTAGCAACTGGTGGATCAGCAAAAGATGCGATTTCTGCACTTAAAAAACGTGGCGCCAAGCATATCAAACTGATTACACTTGTTTCGGCTCCTGAGGGTGTAAAAGCTGTTCAGGAGGCACATCCGGATGTTGATATCTACACTGGGTCATTAGATGAAAAGTTAAACGAACATGGCTATATTGTACCTGGATTAGGGGATGCCGGTGATCGTTTATTTGGAACAATGTAA
- the brnQ gene encoding branched-chain amino acid transport system II carrier protein, whose product MVDKKLTWRQLLLIASLIFGMFFGAGNLIFPVQLGQLAGGNWIPATLGFLVTGTIVPFLAMLAVSVTRSRSVYDMAKPVGHWFGLLFLVVIHLTIGPFFGTPRTAATAFSMGVAPFLSADHQQVGMLVFSALFFGLAYFLTVKQAELTKHIGKYLNPLFIGLLVVVLLVALFMPMGGTHQVVNAAYQSNAGLQGVLDGYNTMDGLALLALAVSVVYAVRGLGFGDHQVSKVLAKAGLLSIVIEGVFYTSLVLLGVSSLGQFKPAANGGDAFAQIITHYAGNFGTALTGVLVTLAVFTTAMGLFVSFAQDLHLAFPKISYLSFLRLIAFGSFVTANAGLTNIVAWSVPVLMLLYPFALVLILLSLFSNYFNRSTMIYRGAVAGVVLPALLDALANSPFMGNHGVQGVVAAYHQYVPFSALGFGWIVPALVGTLIGCGFYVFSNANQKQHNRVNSEVSVNISHD is encoded by the coding sequence ATGGTTGATAAAAAACTGACATGGCGTCAATTGCTTTTGATAGCTTCATTAATTTTTGGGATGTTTTTCGGTGCTGGTAATCTGATTTTTCCAGTACAATTAGGTCAACTGGCTGGTGGAAACTGGATTCCTGCAACTTTAGGGTTCTTAGTGACGGGAACTATTGTACCGTTTCTAGCTATGTTAGCTGTTAGTGTCACGCGCAGTCGAAGCGTGTACGATATGGCAAAACCCGTTGGACATTGGTTTGGCTTATTATTCTTAGTTGTGATTCATCTTACTATTGGGCCATTTTTTGGCACACCTCGTACGGCAGCAACAGCTTTTTCAATGGGCGTGGCACCATTTTTATCAGCAGATCATCAACAGGTAGGTATGCTAGTTTTTTCTGCTTTATTCTTTGGATTAGCTTACTTTTTAACAGTTAAACAAGCTGAACTAACTAAACACATTGGTAAATATTTGAATCCATTGTTTATTGGTTTATTAGTTGTTGTATTACTTGTAGCACTCTTTATGCCAATGGGTGGCACACATCAGGTTGTTAATGCAGCATACCAAAGTAATGCTGGGTTACAGGGTGTACTAGATGGGTATAATACGATGGATGGCTTAGCTTTGCTAGCATTGGCTGTGTCTGTTGTGTACGCTGTGAGAGGACTTGGTTTTGGCGACCATCAAGTATCTAAGGTATTGGCTAAAGCAGGGTTACTAAGTATTGTTATTGAAGGCGTTTTCTATACAAGTTTAGTTTTATTGGGTGTTTCAAGCTTAGGACAATTCAAACCTGCAGCAAATGGTGGGGATGCTTTTGCTCAGATTATTACTCACTATGCAGGTAACTTTGGTACTGCTTTAACAGGTGTATTGGTGACATTAGCTGTATTTACGACAGCGATGGGATTGTTTGTGTCTTTTGCACAGGATTTGCATTTGGCTTTTCCTAAGATAAGCTACCTATCGTTTTTACGACTGATTGCTTTTGGTTCTTTTGTTACTGCAAATGCAGGCTTGACTAATATTGTAGCCTGGTCAGTTCCTGTATTAATGTTATTGTATCCATTTGCTTTGGTACTCATTTTATTGTCGTTATTTTCGAACTACTTTAATCGTTCAACCATGATATATCGTGGTGCTGTGGCCGGTGTTGTCCTACCAGCGTTATTGGATGCTCTTGCTAATTCACCATTTATGGGTAATCATGGTGTTCAGGGCGTTGTAGCGGCATATCATCAATATGTCCCATTTTCAGCGTTAGGATTTGGTTGGATAGTTCCAGCCTTAGTAGGCACGTTAATTGGTTGTGGCTTTTATGTTTTTTCAAATGCGAATCAAAAACAGCATAATCGTGTTAACTCAGAAGTATCTGTTAATATATCACACGATTGA
- a CDS encoding 2-keto-4-pentenoate hydratase, protein MTLTLEQQKLAQSLFEAFKDNVPLDQDDYVNVVQDFDTAYEVQDAVMALKNEKTAGYKVSLTSPETQNLFASDAPLYGAQVANRFVKSPYVLDLASYNEPLVEVELIFTAKVNLTTDMSKEALLKNTTVAPALEVPDARFKSWFPKLDKYLVLSDTAVGGAVVSGTPRDGDTLTVDELANVSATLIYDGKQVGQGEGSEVLGNPVASLEWLVAKLAEQGKPFLAGTQASTGTFLLPPRLSAGEWRVDFTGEFGTVVLQVEENK, encoded by the coding sequence ATGACATTAACATTAGAACAACAAAAGCTTGCGCAAAGTTTGTTTGAGGCATTCAAAGATAATGTCCCATTAGATCAAGACGATTACGTCAATGTCGTACAAGATTTTGACACGGCATATGAGGTACAAGACGCAGTTATGGCATTGAAAAATGAAAAAACAGCAGGCTATAAAGTATCGCTGACTTCTCCTGAAACGCAGAATCTGTTTGCATCAGATGCACCATTATATGGTGCACAAGTGGCTAATCGTTTTGTGAAATCACCGTATGTCTTAGATTTAGCGTCATATAATGAACCACTAGTTGAAGTGGAGTTGATATTTACTGCTAAAGTGAATTTAACAACGGATATGTCAAAAGAAGCATTACTAAAAAATACAACAGTGGCGCCGGCTTTAGAAGTTCCTGATGCGCGTTTTAAGTCGTGGTTTCCAAAACTAGACAAGTACTTAGTATTAAGTGATACAGCTGTAGGTGGTGCTGTTGTTTCAGGCACGCCTCGAGATGGGGATACATTAACTGTTGACGAATTGGCAAATGTCAGTGCTACGTTGATCTATGATGGTAAACAGGTTGGACAAGGAGAAGGAAGTGAGGTATTGGGCAATCCAGTAGCATCATTAGAATGGCTAGTTGCTAAGTTAGCAGAACAAGGTAAGCCATTTTTGGCGGGAACGCAAGCATCTACGGGAACGTTCTTATTACCACCACGTTTAAGTGCAGGAGAATGGCGTGTGGATTTCACAGGGGAATTTGGTACAGTCGTTCTCCAGGTTGAGGAGAATAAATAA
- a CDS encoding ECF transporter S component, with the protein MTNNRTKYLVMAIFFMAIVIIQVVVPWLGYIPLGAFIVGAAPTIIQFTVAIAAIILGARWGAFMGAFWGLITLWQAWSTPGTIGSLIFQNPITAIVPRLLMGFLIGWLFNQLLRGKSARIQVFGLASLGALAALLNTVGVVLSTAVGFTVMHTNFTGVPTENILGWLVSIVAFNGIFEVITGAILVTIIGKILVPLAENSGIKG; encoded by the coding sequence ATGACAAATAATCGAACAAAATATTTAGTAATGGCAATTTTTTTTATGGCTATTGTGATAATACAAGTTGTTGTCCCATGGTTAGGTTACATTCCACTAGGTGCCTTTATTGTTGGGGCTGCGCCAACAATTATTCAATTTACGGTGGCCATTGCAGCAATTATTTTAGGCGCGCGTTGGGGTGCGTTCATGGGTGCGTTTTGGGGGTTAATAACGCTATGGCAAGCATGGTCAACGCCAGGGACTATCGGTTCTCTCATATTTCAAAATCCAATTACAGCAATTGTGCCGCGTCTTTTAATGGGATTTTTAATTGGTTGGTTATTTAATCAGTTACTGCGCGGGAAAAGTGCTAGAATACAAGTTTTCGGCTTAGCTTCTTTGGGAGCATTAGCCGCATTACTTAATACTGTTGGCGTTGTCTTGTCAACGGCGGTTGGTTTTACAGTGATGCATACTAATTTTACGGGCGTACCAACAGAAAATATTTTAGGGTGGTTAGTTAGTATTGTTGCATTCAATGGTATATTTGAAGTGATTACAGGGGCTATTTTAGTTACAATTATTGGCAAAATTTTAGTGCCATTAGCCGAAAATTCTGGGATTAAAGGATAA
- a CDS encoding ECF transporter S component produces MTNRKTKYYIITTLFVAIVLVQMIVPWLGVMPLGAFVVGASATIIQFTVALSGILLGPKYGAIVGFFWGSLSFINALTHPGTIGSLMFQNPVTALLPRILVGLLIGVLFNLFLRNRSAAVQTLGLGILGVLAALINTIGVVILTVIGFTMMHTNFTGIPDHNLLNWLVGIVSFNAIFEMIVGFILVMLIGNILLPIAQRSGING; encoded by the coding sequence ATGACAAACCGAAAAACGAAGTATTACATTATTACAACATTATTTGTTGCTATTGTGTTGGTTCAAATGATTGTGCCGTGGTTGGGGGTTATGCCCTTAGGAGCGTTTGTTGTTGGCGCTAGTGCAACGATTATACAATTTACAGTAGCATTATCTGGTATTTTACTCGGCCCAAAGTACGGCGCCATTGTTGGCTTTTTTTGGGGGAGCCTGTCATTCATTAATGCGTTAACACATCCAGGGACCATTGGTTCATTAATGTTTCAAAATCCAGTTACTGCACTGCTGCCACGTATTTTAGTTGGTTTATTAATTGGTGTGTTATTTAATTTATTTTTACGTAATCGTTCAGCCGCAGTTCAAACACTTGGGCTAGGAATTTTGGGTGTATTAGCTGCCTTAATTAATACAATTGGTGTGGTTATCTTAACAGTTATTGGATTTACGATGATGCATACTAATTTTACCGGTATTCCTGACCACAATCTTTTAAATTGGTTAGTCGGTATTGTGTCTTTCAATGCAATTTTTGAAATGATTGTTGGATTTATATTAGTGATGCTTATAGGTAATATTTTGCTGCCAATCGCTCAACGATCAGGGATTAACGGCTGA
- a CDS encoding PTS sugar transporter subunit IIB — protein MATKRVMLVCAAGMSTSLLVANMKKSAANQGKDYEIFAVALSDVAGKLNDTQPDVVLLGPQVSYLKDEVKNQTDIHKIPMAVMNMIDYGTMNGDNILKMAETLLKDN, from the coding sequence ATGGCAACAAAACGCGTTATGTTAGTTTGTGCTGCTGGTATGTCAACATCACTTTTAGTGGCTAATATGAAAAAATCAGCGGCTAATCAAGGAAAAGATTACGAAATATTTGCGGTGGCTCTGTCGGATGTTGCGGGAAAATTAAATGATACGCAACCTGATGTTGTACTGTTAGGACCTCAAGTTTCGTATTTAAAAGATGAGGTTAAGAACCAAACTGATATTCATAAGATACCCATGGCTGTGATGAATATGATAGATTATGGTACGATGAATGGCGATAATATACTGAAGATGGCTGAAACGCTATTGAAAGATAACTGA